A single Calypte anna isolate BGI_N300 chromosome 5A, bCalAnn1_v1.p, whole genome shotgun sequence DNA region contains:
- the ARF6 gene encoding ADP-ribosylation factor 6 gives MGKVLSKIFGNKEMRILMLGLDAAGKTTILYKLKLGQSVTTIPTVGFNVETVTYKNVKFNVWDVGGQDKIRPLWRHYYTGTQGLIFVVDCADRDRIDEARQELHRIINDREMRDAIILIFANKQDLPDAMKPHEIQEKLGLTRIRDRNWYVQPSCATTGDGLYEGLTWLTSNYKS, from the coding sequence ATGGGCAAGGTGCTGTCCAAGATCTTCGGTAACAAGGAGATGCGGATCTTGATGCTGGGTCTGGACGCGGCCGGTAAAACCACCATCCTGTATAAACTGAAGCTGGGTCAGTCTGTCACCACCATCCCCACCGTGGGCTTCAACGTGGAGACGGTTACTTATAAAAATGTCAAATTCAACGTCTGGGATGTAGGGGGCCAGGACAAGATCCGTCCCCTCTGGAGGCACTACTACACGGGCACGCAGGGTTTGATCTTTGTGGTGGACTGCGCCGATCGCGACCGCATCGACGAGGCCCGCCAGGAGCTCCACCGCATTATCAACGACAGGGAGATGCGGGACGCCATCATCCTCATCTTCGCCaacaagcaggacctgcctgaTGCCATGAAACCCCATGAAATCCAGGAGAAACTGGGCCTGACCCGAATCAGGGATAGGAATTGGTACGTGCAGCCCTCCTGTGCTACTACAGGGGATGGACTCTATGAAGGGCTGACATGGTTAACATCCAACTATAAATCCTA
- the NEMF gene encoding nuclear export mediator factor NEMF, whose amino-acid sequence MKSRFSTVDIRAVLAELRQSLLGMRVNNVYDVDNKTYLIRFQKPDCKATLLLESGIRIHTTEFEWPKNIMPSSFAMKCRKHLKSRRLVSVSQLGMDRIVDFQFGSEEAAYHLIIELYDRGNIVLTDHEYLILNILRFRTDGADDVRFAVRERYPLENAKSPEPLPTLERLTEMISNAPKGEQLKRVLNPHLPYGATLIEHCLIEAGFSGNVKIDQHMESKENIEKVLRALEKAEEYMALTDNFSGKGYVIQKREKKPSLEPDKPAEDIYTYEEFHPFLFSQHSKCPHLEFASFNKAVDEFYSKLEGQKIDLKALQQEKQALKKLENVRRDHENRLEALQQAQEVDKIKGELIEMNLEIVDRAIQVVRSALANQIDWTEIGAIVKEAQAQGDPVASAIKELKLQTNHITMLLRNPYVLSEEEEEEEEDAEVEKEETEEPKGKKKKNKTKQLKKPQKNKPSLVDVDLSLSAYANAKKYYDHKRHAAKKTQKTVEAAEKAFKSAEKKTKQTLREVQTVTTIQKARKVYWFEKFLWFISSENYLVIAGRDQQQNELIVKRYLKPGDIYVHADLHGATSCVIKNPSGEPIPPRTLTEAGTMALCYSAAWDARVVTSAWWVSHNQVSKTAPTGEYLTTGSFMIRGKKNFLPPSYLMMGFSFLFKVDESCVWRHREERKIKVQDEDLETVSSSAGELVSEEGELLEGGESSSEEEKAEAQEALEDVEAMSESHGGEGVADLEQGRGNTAPAPEEGDSEEEDGESEDEVEHPESKSEVKEEEVNYPDTAIDLSHLQSQRALQKIIPQEEEPNLSDSKSQGRRHLSAKERREMKKKKQQNDSENLEPPEEKQKEPETQPPPAPNTTKGVPAPQPIKRGQKSKMKKMKEKYKDQDEEDRELIMKLLGSAGSNKEEKGKKGKKGKTKEEQAKKQQQKLKSTRRGARGDREMEGILLHESQEPALEEQQDEKEEQDQDQPGLEEGEALLDSLTGQPHPEDILLFAVPICAPYTAMTNYKYKVKLTPGTQKKGKAAKIALHNFMQSKEASAREKDLFRSVKDTDLSRNIPGKVKVSAPHLLNRKKK is encoded by the exons ATGAAGTCCCGTTTCAGCACCGTTGACATCCGCGCGGTGCTCGCCGAGCTCCGGCAGAG cTTATTGGGAATGAGAGTAAACAATGTTTATGATGTGGATAATAAGACATATCTTATCCGCTTTCAAAA ACCAGACTGCAAggccacactgctgctggaATCTGGTATCCGCATTCACACCACAGAGTTTGAGTGGCCAAAAAACATCATGCCATCCAGCTTTGCAATGAAG TGCCGTAAACACCTGAAGAGCAGGAGACTGGTGAGTGTGAGCCAGCTGGGCATGGACAGGATTGTGGACTTCCAGTTTGGGAGCGAGGAAGCTGCTTATCACCTCATCATCGAGCTGTACGACAGG GGGAACATCGTGCTGACAGACCACGAGTACCTCATCCTCAACATCCTGAGGTTTCGCACGGATGGAGCGGATGACGTCAGGTTTGCGGTTCGGGAGCGGTACCCACTGGAAAATGCCAAAAGTCCTGAACCTCTGCCAACCCTGGAAAG ATTAACTGAAATGATATCAAATGCACCCAAAGGGGAACAACTGAAGAGGGTTCTTAACCCACATCTTC CTTATGGAGCCACTCTCATTGAGCACTGCCTTATAGAAGCTGGATTTTCTGGTAATGTCAAAATAGATCAGCATATGGAAAGTAAAG AAAACATTGAGAAAGTGCTTAGGGCTttagagaaagcagaagaataCATGGCACTAACTGACAACTTCAGTGGCAAG GGTTATGTTATccagaagagggagaaaaagcctAGTCTGGAACCAGACAAACCAGCAGAAGATATCTACAC ATATGAGGAATTTCatcctttcttgttttctcaacATTCAAAATGTCCGCACTTGGAATTTGCCTCATTCAATAAG GCAGTGGATGAGTTCTACTCCAAGCTAGAGGGACAGAAAATTGATCTGAAAGCCTTGCAGCAG gaaaaacaagcatTGAAGAAACTTGAAAATGTCCGTAGGGATCATGAGAACAGACTTGAAGCTCTTCAGCAAGCTCAG GAAGTTGATAAGATAAAAGGAGAACTGATAGAGATGAACTTGGAGATCGTCGACCGAGCCATCCAGGTGGTCCGTAGTGCATTAGCCAACCAGATAGACTGGACAGAGATTGGGGCAATTGTTAAAGAAGCTCAAGCTCAGGGAGATCCTGTTGCCAGTGCCATCAAAGAGCTGAAGCTTCAGACAAATCACATCACCATGCTGCTGAG GAACCCATATGTGTTGtctgaagaagaagaggaggaggaggaggatgctgaggtAGAGAAAGAAGAAACGGAAGAACcgaaggggaaaaagaaaaagaacaaaaccaaacagctgaagaaacctcagaaaaacaaaccctcatTAGTTGATGTTGATCTCAGTTTGTCTGCATATGCCAATGCCAAGAA GTACTATGATCACAAAAGACATGCAGCTAAGAAAACTCAGAAGACAGTAGAAGCTgcagaaaag GCATTTAAATCAGCTGAGAAGAAGACAAAGCAGACACTGAGGGAGGTGCAGACAGTCACCACCATTCAGAAGGCAAGAAAGGTCTACTG GTTTGAGAAGTTCCTGTGGTTCATTAGTTCTGAGAATTACCTTGTTATTGCTGGAAGAGACCAACAGCAGAATGAGCTGATTGTGAAGAGATATCTTAAACCAG GGGACATCTATGTGCATGCTGATCTCCACGGGGCCACCAGCTGTGTCATCAAGAACCCATCAG GTGAACCCATCCCTCCACGAACCCTGACAGAGGCAGGCACCATGGCCCTGTGCTACAGTGCTGCCTGGGATGCCCGGGTTGTCACCAGTGCTTGGTGGGTCTCCCACAACCAG gtttctAAAACTGCACCTACAGGAGAGTACCTGACTACTGGGAGCTTCATGATCCGAG ggaagaagaattttcttccaCCTTCATATCTGATGATGGGCTTTAGCTTCTTGTTTAAG GTGGATGAAAGCTGTGTTTGGAGACACCGGGAGGAAAGGAAGATCAAAGTCCAGGATGAGGATCTGGAAACAgtttccagcagtgctggtgaACTGGTGTCTGAAGAAGGGGAGCTCTTAG agggaggagagagcagcagcgaagaggaaaaagcagaggctCAGGAAGCCCTGGAGGATGTGGAAGCCATGTCTGAGAGCCATGGTGGTGAGGGTGTTGCTGACCttgagcagggcagaggaaacACAGCTCCTGCACCAGAGGAAGGTGACTCtgaagaggaggatggagaatCTGAAGATGAAGTGGAACATCCAGAGTCAAAGAGCGAAGTGAAGGAGGAAGAGGTAAATTACCCAGACACAGCAATCGACCTCTCTCATCTGCAGTCTCAGAG AGCCCTGCAGAAAATCATCCCTCAAGAGGAAGAACCCAACTTG AGTGACAGCAAGTCCCAGGGGCGAAGGCATCTGTCTGCCaaggagaggag agaaatgaagaaaaagaagcagcaaaatgacTCTGAGAACTTGGAGCCAcctgaagagaagcaaaaagagCCAGAGACAcaacctcctcctgctcccaacACCACCAAGGGGGTGCCAGCCCCCCAGCCCATCAAGCGGGGTCAGAAG agtAAAATGAAGAAGATGAAGGAGAAGTACAAGGATCAGGATGAGGAGGACAGGGAGCTCATCATGAAGCTACTGGGG TCTGCAGGGTCaaacaaggaggagaaagggaaaaaagggaaaaaggggaaaacgAAAGAAGAGCAagccaagaagcagcagcagaaactcAAGAGCACACGCCGAGGTGCTagaggggacagggagatgGAAGGAATCCTGCTGCATGAATCTCAGGAGCCAgccctggaggagcagcaggatgagAAG GAGGAGCAAGACCAGGATCAGCCAGGACTCGAG GAGGGTGAGGCACTGCTGGACTCCCTGACAGGGCAGCCACACCCCGAGGACattctgctctttgctgtgcCCATCTGTGCTCCCTACACGGCCATGACCAATTACAA gtATAAAGTCAAGCTGACTCCAGGCAcccagaagaagggaaaag CTGCAAAGATTGCCTTGCATAATTTTATGCAGTCCAAAGAAGCCAGTGCAAGGGAAAAGGACCTGTTCCGCAGTGTCAAG GATACTGATTTGTCAAGAAATATCCCTGGTAAAGTGAAAGTGTCTGCACCTCATCTgctgaacaggaaaaagaaatga